Proteins from a single region of Pirellulaceae bacterium:
- the rplI gene encoding 50S ribosomal protein L9: protein MPQSKIQKRKSSRRQMRLPQGPNGGVELLLIQSVDHLGSQGDVVEVKAGFANNYLLPQGLATVATDHHKRMVEKHRAKLEAIEQARLAGIKRQADTIARQSVTIEANANNEGHLYGSVGAAEIVDALKSQEVTLSADQVKLEGPLKELGLYTVNIQLHASVTSELKVWVVPAVGEDSEG, encoded by the coding sequence ATGCCGCAGTCCAAAATTCAAAAACGGAAGTCGAGCCGTCGTCAAATGCGATTGCCCCAAGGACCCAACGGCGGTGTTGAACTCCTGCTGATTCAATCCGTCGATCATCTCGGGAGCCAGGGTGACGTTGTCGAAGTCAAAGCAGGCTTTGCGAACAATTACCTGCTACCCCAAGGGCTCGCTACCGTTGCGACAGATCATCACAAGCGAATGGTCGAGAAGCATCGTGCGAAGCTAGAAGCAATTGAACAAGCGCGGCTGGCTGGTATCAAACGCCAAGCTGATACGATTGCTCGCCAAAGCGTCACGATCGAAGCCAATGCAAACAACGAAGGACATCTTTATGGTAGCGTGGGAGCTGCCGAGATCGTGGATGCCCTCAAGTCTCAAGAAGTCACACTGTCAGCGGACCAGGTCAAGTTGGAAGGCCCGCTCAAAGAGCTTGGTCTCTACACGGTCAATATTCAGCTGCACGCTTCGGTGACTTCCGAATTGAAAGTCTGGGTCGTTCCTGCCGTGGGCGAAGACAGCGAAGGCTAA
- the rpsF gene encoding 30S ribosomal protein S6, whose product MASNVYEGMFLLDSNRYSRDPGGVAKQIDQLVTDCGGEMLASRLWSEQKLAYSIEGHRKGTYWLTYFRIDSLKQTDLNRACKLNENVLRNLIIKIDDRLVDTFVEHAKGVTSTPATKPEVTGPPKETATETATETATDGSSEGAVSTETKE is encoded by the coding sequence TTGGCAAGTAACGTGTACGAGGGCATGTTTCTGCTCGACAGCAACCGGTATTCGCGCGATCCGGGTGGCGTCGCAAAGCAGATCGATCAGTTAGTCACTGATTGTGGTGGCGAAATGTTGGCCAGTCGCCTTTGGAGTGAGCAAAAGTTAGCTTATTCCATCGAAGGGCACCGCAAGGGTACCTATTGGCTTACCTACTTCCGCATAGACAGTCTGAAGCAGACCGATCTCAATCGAGCCTGCAAGCTCAATGAAAATGTCTTGCGAAATTTGATCATCAAGATCGATGATCGGCTCGTCGATACGTTCGTCGAGCATGCCAAGGGAGTGACGTCTACACCGGCGACAAAACCCGAGGTAACCGGGCCGCCGAAGGAAACTGCGACAGAAACTGCGACAGAAACTGCGACGGATGGTTCGTCCGAGGGAGCAGTAAGCACGGAGACGAAAGAGTAG
- the ffh gene encoding signal recognition particle protein encodes MFESLQDGLTSALKSLRGKGKLTEGNMRDGLQLIEQSLLEADVSYDVAKEFMERVSAAALGQKVLTALDPSQQLVGIVHDELVQLMGPVDISLNLKSGGTTILMMCGLQGSGKTTTCGKLARLLQKEGRKPMLAAADLQRPAAIDQLHVIGEQLGVPVHSQRDEKDPVKVCREAVKAAKSQDVDVLILDTAGRLAIDQELMDQLTHIDRQVGPDQALLVVDGMTGQDAVNSAKAFNEALELDGVILTKLDGDARGGAVLSVKHVTGVPIKFIGTGEQLESLEPFRPEGMAGRILGMGDVVEMVRTAQQELDQEKLAETEERLRKGEFTLDDFRQQLSQLSRPGLMQKMMTLMPGMGDLGKMMNQTDTEGDMKRLFGIIDSMTPEERRSPKSIDSSRRQRIAAGSGVQHQEVNELLKQFDGMASIMKSMSGKGVGDRMKMVRELQKGGMMDPGGRLSKQKKGTGKRLSNKERAKLRQQREKELRRRKRRTK; translated from the coding sequence ATGTTTGAATCCCTCCAAGACGGTCTGACATCTGCGCTCAAATCACTGCGCGGAAAAGGCAAGTTGACCGAGGGTAACATGCGCGATGGTCTGCAGTTGATTGAACAATCGCTGCTGGAAGCGGATGTCAGCTACGACGTGGCCAAGGAATTTATGGAGCGAGTGAGTGCGGCAGCACTTGGCCAAAAGGTCTTAACCGCCCTCGACCCGTCCCAACAGCTGGTAGGAATCGTTCACGACGAACTGGTTCAGTTAATGGGACCGGTGGACATTTCGCTGAATTTGAAGTCCGGTGGAACGACCATCCTGATGATGTGCGGCCTCCAAGGCTCGGGAAAGACAACAACCTGCGGAAAACTTGCACGCCTATTGCAGAAAGAGGGTCGCAAACCGATGTTGGCTGCGGCTGACCTGCAACGTCCGGCCGCCATCGATCAATTGCATGTAATTGGTGAGCAATTAGGGGTTCCGGTCCATTCGCAGCGAGACGAGAAGGATCCGGTCAAGGTTTGCCGCGAAGCGGTCAAGGCAGCGAAGTCCCAAGACGTGGATGTCCTCATTCTTGATACGGCGGGTCGGCTCGCCATTGATCAAGAATTGATGGACCAGTTAACTCATATCGATCGACAGGTCGGCCCCGACCAAGCATTGTTGGTCGTCGATGGGATGACGGGACAAGACGCAGTTAACAGTGCAAAAGCGTTTAATGAAGCACTCGAACTCGATGGGGTGATTCTGACGAAGCTTGATGGAGACGCACGCGGTGGTGCTGTCTTGTCCGTCAAACACGTCACCGGAGTCCCGATCAAATTCATCGGTACGGGTGAACAACTCGAATCGCTGGAACCGTTTCGTCCGGAAGGCATGGCCGGTCGAATTCTCGGGATGGGCGACGTGGTCGAGATGGTTCGCACCGCCCAACAGGAACTCGATCAAGAAAAACTGGCCGAGACCGAAGAACGCTTGCGAAAAGGCGAGTTCACACTGGACGACTTTCGCCAACAATTGTCCCAACTCTCGCGTCCTGGCTTGATGCAAAAGATGATGACCTTGATGCCAGGCATGGGCGACCTGGGCAAAATGATGAATCAAACGGATACAGAAGGTGACATGAAGCGTCTGTTCGGCATCATCGATTCGATGACCCCCGAAGAACGCCGCAGCCCCAAATCGATCGACAGCAGTCGTCGGCAGCGAATTGCCGCCGGTTCCGGGGTGCAACATCAGGAAGTTAATGAACTGCTAAAGCAGTTCGATGGAATGGCCTCCATCATGAAAAGCATGTCCGGCAAAGGGGTCGGAGATCGCATGAAGATGGTCCGCGAACTACAAAAAGGCGGGATGATGGATCCCGGCGGCCGACTGTCCAAACAGAAAAAAGGGACTGGCAAGCGGCTCAGCAATAAAGAACGAGCCAAACTACGTCAGCAACGAGAGAAAGAATTACGTCGTCGGAAACGACGAACAAAATGA
- the rplS gene encoding 50S ribosomal protein L19: protein MNKQELINLVDKGSLKEKPPEFDIGDTVDVHTKILEGEKERIQVFTGTVIARAGSGMNETFTIRRIVAGEGVERKFPINSPRIDKVEVKRSSVVRRAKLYFLRDRIGKAVRLKERRRN from the coding sequence ATGAATAAACAAGAACTGATCAATTTGGTCGATAAGGGTAGCCTGAAGGAAAAGCCACCCGAGTTTGATATCGGCGACACGGTGGATGTTCACACCAAAATCCTGGAAGGCGAAAAGGAGCGGATCCAGGTCTTCACCGGAACCGTGATTGCCCGAGCCGGTTCAGGCATGAATGAAACGTTCACGATCCGACGAATCGTCGCAGGCGAAGGCGTAGAACGAAAATTCCCCATCAACTCGCCGCGAATCGACAAGGTCGAGGTCAAACGCTCAAGCGTCGTCCGTCGAGCCAAGCTCTACTTTCTCCGCGACCGAATCGGTAAAGCCGTTCGCCTCAAAGAACGACGACGCAACTAA
- the dnaB gene encoding replicative DNA helicase, whose translation MSSVRRLDQPRARKRDSEILDRQPPCNRQAEMAVLGSILLKPDVCDEVVMRLRPDDFYDEAHQKLFEHVVDMNDAGKKIDVTLLVDELRRTGDFENIGGAAFLAKIGNSVATAAHAAYYADIVRQDSTSRNLINACTEILQEAYEPKNNAQELLSRAEQRVFSISERGESQSLADIRDILHEAMDRIDARLKGEHLDGGVETGLTEFDNLTGGLHNSELIILAARPSMGKTALAMNIAEHVAMKGPQPVLFVSLEMSSIELADRMLCSIAEVNSQRLRNGTISKEDRKRLVETAAELSDAPLFVDDSPSRTVSEIAASARRIKRREGKLGLIVIDYLQLIEPDNASDPRQEQVAKMARRLKGIAREIGVPLLCLAQLNRQAEVAKENRPRLSHLRESGAIEQDADVVMFVHREEYYRTADEREQFAGQAEIIIAKQRNGPIGEVELVWRKEFTRFANPAPQHYDEFEKFNSEF comes from the coding sequence ATGTCATCGGTTCGACGCCTGGATCAGCCAAGAGCTCGTAAACGCGACTCGGAAATACTCGATCGACAACCACCCTGTAACCGGCAAGCAGAAATGGCCGTGTTGGGGAGTATTCTGCTGAAGCCTGACGTTTGTGACGAAGTCGTGATGCGGCTTCGGCCTGATGATTTTTACGATGAGGCTCATCAAAAACTATTTGAGCACGTCGTCGATATGAACGATGCAGGAAAGAAAATCGATGTCACGCTGCTTGTTGATGAACTGCGACGGACGGGCGATTTCGAAAATATCGGAGGCGCCGCATTTCTCGCCAAAATTGGTAACTCCGTCGCAACAGCTGCACATGCGGCTTACTATGCCGATATTGTCCGACAGGATTCGACCTCTCGCAATCTAATCAACGCCTGCACTGAAATCTTGCAGGAGGCTTACGAGCCGAAAAACAATGCCCAGGAATTATTGAGTCGAGCTGAGCAACGAGTGTTCTCGATTTCGGAGCGAGGCGAATCGCAGTCTTTGGCCGACATTCGCGATATTCTCCACGAGGCAATGGATCGTATTGATGCTCGTCTCAAGGGTGAACATTTGGATGGCGGGGTCGAAACGGGGCTTACCGAATTTGATAATCTGACCGGCGGCTTGCACAATTCCGAACTGATTATTCTCGCCGCTCGTCCGAGTATGGGAAAAACAGCGCTGGCAATGAATATCGCCGAACACGTGGCGATGAAAGGGCCGCAACCTGTCCTTTTTGTGAGCTTGGAAATGTCCTCGATCGAACTTGCCGATCGTATGCTCTGTTCGATTGCTGAGGTAAATAGCCAGCGACTGCGGAATGGAACAATTTCCAAGGAGGATCGCAAACGATTGGTTGAGACCGCCGCCGAACTCAGTGATGCTCCGTTGTTTGTGGATGATTCTCCTAGTCGAACAGTCAGCGAAATTGCTGCCTCGGCACGACGAATTAAACGTCGAGAGGGCAAGCTCGGGTTGATTGTGATCGACTATCTGCAGTTGATCGAGCCTGACAATGCCTCGGATCCACGGCAAGAACAAGTGGCCAAGATGGCCCGACGACTCAAAGGGATCGCTCGAGAAATAGGCGTGCCTCTCCTCTGTCTTGCTCAGTTGAACCGTCAAGCAGAAGTCGCCAAGGAGAATCGACCGCGACTTAGCCACTTACGGGAGTCTGGCGCAATCGAGCAAGATGCAGATGTCGTGATGTTTGTGCATCGTGAGGAATACTATCGAACGGCCGACGAACGTGAACAATTCGCCGGACAAGCCGAGATTATCATCGCCAAGCAGCGAAACGGCCCCATCGGCGAAGTCGAATTGGTTTGGCGGAAGGAATTCACTCGGTTCGCCAATCCGGCACCTCAACACTACGATGAGTTTGAGAAGTTTAATTCCGAGTTCTAA
- a CDS encoding thioredoxin-like domain-containing protein, translating to MSETQPRIFLLFFFGALTTVTIASSIACGQGSERGSAEQGAASAEKPPIGAKQPALPAAPAIANPFQRQIAIPDLPSDLTWFNTTEARQLQDFKGKFVLIDFWTYCCINCIHILPELKKLEQAFSRQLVVVGVHSAKFDTERADDNLREAILRYEIEHPVVNDPQLEVWRTFGANSWPTILLIDPNGKAVFMRSGEFQFEQMQAVLNAAIPYYRQQGSLDETPLRFDQLSKKQPKRTLSFPGKVLANEKTQQLFIADSNHNRIIVTDLEGRSPLIIGSGKQGRTDGDFGQAEFHHPQGLAFDGEQNLYVADTENHLIRHVDLTQKTVRTIAGMGIQGRNAWPGWTGDPNQKPESGRWVGAPLETALNSPWALWIHDHHLMIAMAGSHQLWRMPLKGDTIGPYAGNGREDIVDGPRLPVTPYGLNASSFAQPSGLASDGRRLFVADSEGSAIRVLPFDPTRPVSTLIGPSQLPANRLFEFGDIDGKLSSGKLQHAIGIAYGDQKLFVADTYNNKVKVIDLSEATISTLTNPADNDQPFLFNEPAGLSFAAGKLYVADTNNHRIRVLNLLEPSQIQDLKISGLSPPTVADLPQPPADWGTRIPLPDLTVGTGELKLQIQLPLAPTAKVNQDFPIDLVVSLSSADELSLQTKGTPQLVDPKLIEVAIGVKGVGSAKLKVDLTYGYCEQQGDRLGVCKLARLIGHGKLHSQAGSSQSVLRLDFAPPASD from the coding sequence ATGTCCGAGACCCAACCTCGAATTTTTTTGCTATTTTTTTTTGGTGCGTTGACGACAGTGACCATCGCTTCGTCCATTGCCTGCGGTCAGGGCTCCGAACGGGGCTCCGCCGAACAGGGGGCAGCCTCGGCTGAAAAGCCACCAATTGGGGCGAAACAGCCGGCATTACCGGCTGCCCCAGCGATCGCGAACCCTTTCCAACGCCAAATTGCCATTCCAGACCTCCCCTCTGATTTGACCTGGTTCAACACGACAGAAGCTCGGCAACTGCAGGATTTCAAAGGCAAATTTGTGCTCATCGATTTTTGGACCTATTGCTGCATCAACTGCATTCACATCCTGCCGGAATTAAAAAAACTCGAACAAGCATTCAGTAGACAGCTGGTCGTTGTGGGAGTCCATTCGGCCAAATTCGATACCGAGCGAGCAGATGACAATCTGCGTGAAGCGATCCTACGGTACGAAATTGAACACCCAGTCGTAAATGACCCGCAACTGGAAGTCTGGCGGACGTTTGGAGCCAACAGCTGGCCAACCATCCTGCTAATCGACCCCAACGGCAAGGCGGTCTTTATGCGAAGCGGGGAATTTCAATTCGAACAAATGCAGGCCGTTCTCAATGCGGCAATCCCCTACTACCGCCAACAGGGCTCTTTGGATGAAACCCCTTTGCGATTTGATCAGCTGTCGAAAAAGCAGCCGAAGCGAACGTTGAGCTTTCCTGGCAAAGTGTTGGCCAATGAAAAGACCCAACAACTGTTTATCGCCGACAGCAATCACAACCGAATTATCGTCACCGATCTCGAGGGTCGTTCTCCGCTGATCATCGGCAGCGGCAAACAGGGACGAACGGATGGTGATTTTGGCCAGGCCGAGTTTCACCATCCGCAGGGACTTGCCTTCGATGGCGAACAGAATCTGTACGTGGCCGACACCGAAAACCATCTGATCCGCCACGTCGACTTAACGCAGAAAACGGTCAGGACAATCGCTGGCATGGGGATTCAAGGACGAAACGCATGGCCAGGCTGGACTGGGGATCCCAATCAAAAGCCCGAATCGGGACGATGGGTGGGTGCACCGCTGGAAACGGCGCTCAATAGCCCGTGGGCACTTTGGATTCACGATCATCATCTCATGATTGCCATGGCCGGTAGCCATCAGCTTTGGCGGATGCCATTGAAGGGTGACACCATCGGACCCTACGCTGGGAATGGGCGGGAAGATATTGTCGATGGTCCTCGCTTGCCAGTTACCCCTTACGGACTCAATGCATCCTCCTTCGCGCAACCCAGCGGCCTTGCCTCCGACGGTCGACGACTTTTTGTCGCTGACAGTGAGGGAAGTGCCATCCGCGTTCTCCCGTTCGACCCGACACGGCCCGTTTCGACACTGATCGGCCCGTCACAATTGCCTGCCAATCGACTGTTCGAATTTGGAGACATTGACGGCAAACTAAGCTCCGGAAAACTGCAACATGCAATCGGAATCGCCTATGGAGATCAAAAACTGTTCGTCGCCGATACCTACAACAATAAAGTAAAAGTGATTGATTTGTCGGAAGCGACGATCTCCACACTGACGAACCCTGCTGATAACGACCAACCATTTTTGTTCAACGAACCGGCAGGCCTCTCATTCGCTGCCGGAAAGCTCTATGTGGCCGACACGAATAACCATCGAATTCGCGTCCTGAATCTGTTGGAGCCGAGCCAGATCCAAGATCTGAAGATTTCGGGCCTCTCTCCTCCGACCGTTGCCGATCTGCCACAACCTCCGGCCGACTGGGGAACTCGCATTCCGTTGCCCGATCTGACGGTTGGAACGGGAGAGCTCAAACTCCAGATTCAATTGCCGCTTGCCCCGACTGCTAAGGTCAACCAAGATTTCCCAATCGACCTGGTGGTGAGCCTTTCATCCGCTGACGAGCTGAGTCTGCAAACAAAAGGGACGCCACAGCTGGTCGATCCGAAGCTGATCGAAGTTGCAATCGGGGTAAAGGGAGTAGGCTCGGCAAAGCTCAAAGTCGACCTAACCTACGGTTATTGTGAACAGCAGGGAGATCGGCTGGGAGTCTGTAAATTGGCCCGGCTGATCGGCCACGGCAAGCTTCACAGTCAAGCCGGTAGCAGCCAATCCGTGTTGCGACTCGACTTCGCGCCTCCCGCGTCGGATTGA
- a CDS encoding YraN family protein, with protein MFYDHLRHRWKQAWCTARRLFPWFKPRPLGERGERIAANYLRCRGYQIIEQRYANRYGEIDIVAVHQRTVVFIEVKTRRGTDRRAPLEAVTLEKQRRLSRISLSYLKRYDLLEYSSRFDVMGLVWPKGQRRPEITHVINAFEPSGTNSLYS; from the coding sequence ATGTTTTACGATCACCTTCGTCATCGCTGGAAGCAGGCGTGGTGCACTGCCCGCCGCCTGTTTCCCTGGTTCAAGCCACGACCGCTAGGTGAGCGAGGTGAACGGATTGCCGCGAATTATTTGCGGTGTCGTGGTTATCAAATTATTGAGCAGAGATACGCGAATCGCTACGGTGAAATTGACATTGTGGCAGTCCATCAGCGTACGGTGGTGTTCATTGAGGTGAAGACGCGGCGTGGAACGGACCGGCGTGCTCCACTCGAGGCGGTGACGCTGGAAAAGCAGCGTAGGTTGTCGAGAATCTCTCTGTCTTATCTGAAGCGTTATGATTTGTTGGAATACTCATCGCGTTTTGATGTGATGGGTCTCGTGTGGCCAAAAGGTCAGCGGCGCCCTGAGATCACGCATGTCATTAACGCCTTTGAGCCTTCTGGGACAAACTCGCTCTACTCGTGA
- the trmD gene encoding tRNA (guanosine(37)-N1)-methyltransferase TrmD yields the protein MRFDVVTLFPEMFPGYLGQSLLNKAIELRLVEVKLHNLRDWSKDKHHNVDDRPFGGGPGMVLKVDTVVECVEEVQSQQPEKAHVVMLTPQGRRLDQRLVEELSTKSQLILLCGRYEGFDQRVVDILQPDEISIGDFVLNGGEVAAMVLIDALVRMVPGVLGHEQSNQDDSFSTGNRLLEFAQYTRPRDYRGHSVPEILLSGDHERIAKWRKQQSLERTRHRRADLLENPPTERPDDRDTD from the coding sequence ATGCGTTTCGATGTGGTGACTTTGTTTCCAGAAATGTTTCCCGGTTACCTGGGACAAAGTCTGCTCAACAAAGCAATTGAGCTGAGATTGGTTGAAGTAAAACTGCATAACCTAAGAGATTGGTCCAAAGACAAACATCACAACGTGGATGACCGGCCATTTGGCGGAGGCCCGGGGATGGTGCTCAAGGTCGACACGGTCGTGGAATGTGTCGAGGAAGTTCAATCCCAACAACCTGAAAAAGCTCACGTGGTCATGCTGACGCCCCAAGGACGCCGGCTTGATCAACGACTTGTAGAAGAGTTGTCGACAAAATCACAACTGATTCTGCTTTGCGGAAGATACGAAGGATTTGACCAACGCGTGGTCGACATCCTCCAACCTGACGAGATTTCGATCGGCGACTTCGTCCTCAATGGAGGGGAAGTGGCCGCAATGGTCCTGATCGATGCCCTGGTCCGAATGGTACCAGGCGTCCTGGGACACGAACAAAGTAATCAAGACGATTCGTTTTCAACAGGAAACCGACTACTAGAATTCGCACAATACACGCGACCACGAGACTATCGAGGGCACTCAGTACCCGAGATCCTGTTGAGTGGTGACCATGAGCGAATCGCTAAGTGGCGTAAACAACAAAGCCTCGAACGCACGCGACACCGCCGAGCGGATCTCCTTGAGAATCCGCCGACCGAACGACCGGACGATCGAGACACCGACTAA
- a CDS encoding DUF1559 domain-containing protein — translation MIHVVVRGKRQQLAAFTLVELLVVIAIIGVLVSILLPAVGAVRDSARRVENTNNLRNIGTAILLHEESKRKLPALVKRSVEDPNDLTKSVSWAFQILPYLELGNIYDRYDDSKACFAPENQIAMGTPISVYANPRSRDARGDRTYAKSANRAGSSLDYAVNGGTIVDDRRQPVRLPSQRPSPSTLYPYDQDFDPKFSGPFHAAQAVSTAAVRDGLSNTLCVGDRWIGPMGSGSGVNDQAGLAGDSLFTTVRFSNLGTSTQLPFPDSKEEESVYKFGSPRGNDACFVFLDGRAQWVPYDVDKNVFQALSSINDGFVIPGDWDD, via the coding sequence ATGATTCATGTTGTGGTTAGAGGTAAGCGCCAACAGCTGGCCGCTTTCACGCTGGTTGAGCTGTTGGTTGTGATTGCGATCATCGGTGTCTTGGTGAGTATTCTGCTACCCGCTGTGGGGGCTGTGCGTGATTCGGCACGTCGCGTTGAAAATACGAATAACCTGCGGAACATTGGTACAGCGATTCTGCTGCACGAAGAGAGCAAGAGAAAGCTGCCTGCGTTGGTGAAACGGAGTGTCGAGGACCCGAATGATCTAACCAAGTCGGTGTCTTGGGCGTTTCAGATACTTCCCTATCTCGAATTGGGAAACATCTACGACCGATACGATGATTCGAAAGCCTGTTTTGCCCCCGAGAATCAGATTGCGATGGGGACGCCGATCTCTGTCTATGCGAATCCGCGGTCGCGCGATGCGCGCGGCGATCGGACTTACGCAAAGAGTGCGAACCGCGCCGGTTCCTCGCTGGACTATGCCGTCAACGGCGGGACCATTGTTGATGACAGACGCCAACCGGTTCGTTTGCCCAGCCAACGGCCGAGTCCGTCCACCCTCTATCCGTATGATCAAGATTTCGATCCAAAGTTTTCTGGCCCCTTTCACGCCGCACAGGCTGTGTCGACCGCAGCCGTTCGAGATGGGTTGAGCAACACGCTTTGCGTTGGTGATCGTTGGATTGGACCAATGGGATCAGGCTCGGGAGTCAATGATCAGGCTGGCTTGGCTGGAGACAGCCTCTTTACGACGGTCCGCTTTTCTAATCTGGGCACGTCGACTCAACTGCCGTTTCCGGACAGTAAGGAAGAGGAATCGGTCTACAAATTTGGCAGCCCGCGCGGGAATGACGCTTGTTTTGTCTTTCTCGACGGACGTGCCCAATGGGTTCCCTATGATGTGGACAAGAATGTCTTTCAAGCACTTTCGTCGATTAACGATGGCTTTGTGATTCCCGGTGACTGGGATGATTAA
- the rpsP gene encoding 30S ribosomal protein S16, translated as MSVRIRLKRMGRTHRPFYRVCAIEKRAPRDGRVIEELGYYDPMIRETDARAILQSDRIDYWLGVGAQPSDRVKVLIKKYGTNGTHLEQQRVALEKLKIKPAAPAPVAVPLASEEAPAEEAAVAEAPAAEAAAEKKTEDSAE; from the coding sequence GTGTCTGTACGTATTCGCCTAAAACGCATGGGTCGCACACACCGACCGTTCTATCGAGTGTGCGCCATCGAGAAACGAGCACCCCGTGATGGTCGTGTGATCGAGGAACTGGGCTATTATGATCCCATGATCCGCGAGACAGATGCCCGCGCCATCCTTCAGTCGGACCGGATTGATTACTGGCTCGGTGTTGGAGCTCAGCCTTCTGATCGGGTCAAAGTCCTGATCAAGAAGTATGGAACCAATGGCACACACCTTGAACAGCAGCGGGTTGCCTTGGAAAAACTAAAGATCAAACCCGCTGCACCTGCACCAGTGGCAGTGCCTCTCGCGAGCGAGGAAGCGCCGGCAGAAGAAGCCGCAGTCGCCGAGGCGCCCGCTGCAGAAGCAGCCGCGGAAAAAAAGACGGAAGATTCGGCCGAGTAA
- the ssb gene encoding single-stranded DNA-binding protein, with translation MASFNRVILVGNITRDVELRYTQSGLAVTEVGLAVNDRRKNQSGEWIDETTFVDVTLWGRQAEVAGEYLSKGSPVLIEGRLKLDSWEQDGQKRSKLRVVGERMQMLGSRPAGSRPPQQQASSNFSQPASAPAGGPPPPEDDIPF, from the coding sequence ATGGCAAGCTTTAATCGAGTAATCCTGGTGGGTAATATTACCCGCGACGTAGAGCTTCGCTACACCCAAAGTGGGTTGGCGGTGACGGAAGTTGGCTTGGCAGTCAATGATCGACGCAAGAATCAGTCCGGTGAGTGGATCGATGAAACGACCTTCGTCGATGTGACGCTCTGGGGACGTCAAGCCGAAGTTGCGGGAGAATACTTGAGTAAGGGTTCCCCCGTTTTGATCGAAGGCCGATTGAAGTTGGATTCCTGGGAGCAAGATGGCCAAAAACGGTCGAAGTTGCGAGTGGTTGGTGAGCGAATGCAAATGCTGGGAAGCCGTCCTGCTGGATCGCGTCCGCCTCAACAGCAGGCCTCCTCGAATTTTAGTCAACCGGCAAGTGCACCTGCCGGCGGCCCGCCTCCGCCAGAAGATGACATCCCGTTTTAG
- a CDS encoding isocitrate/isopropylmalate family dehydrogenase, whose product MSAKSHTAVILPGDGIGPEVSTAVMKILAAANVPLAWEPHQAGLAALELGEDVLPESTLQAIEMHGVALKGPCTTPVGEGFTSVNVQLRKRLNLFAAVRPVRSLEGVPTRFENVDLVIIRENTEGLYSGVENQVTDDVVMSMKVATGNACSRIAKWAFRFATQRQRQKITVFHKANIMKMTDGLFLRSARETQQRDYPNIEYQEVIIDAGCMKLVQDPSQFDVLLLENLYGDVVSDLCAGLVGGLGVAPGANIGEERAVFEAVHGSAPDIAGEGVANPLALLMSAVMMLNYIGVERADARCTQAADRIKHAYSQALAAGDTTRDLGGQRSTDGFADAVISRLAE is encoded by the coding sequence ATGTCAGCCAAATCGCACACCGCCGTCATCCTTCCGGGAGACGGTATTGGTCCCGAAGTCAGCACCGCAGTGATGAAGATTCTCGCTGCGGCAAATGTACCACTTGCGTGGGAGCCCCATCAGGCTGGTCTGGCGGCACTGGAACTTGGCGAAGACGTGTTGCCCGAATCTACCTTGCAAGCGATTGAGATGCATGGCGTGGCACTCAAGGGACCTTGTACGACACCCGTTGGCGAAGGCTTTACCTCCGTCAACGTGCAACTTCGAAAACGGCTCAATTTGTTTGCTGCTGTTCGCCCCGTCCGATCGCTTGAAGGAGTTCCCACTCGCTTCGAAAACGTTGATTTGGTGATCATTCGCGAGAATACCGAAGGCCTCTACAGCGGTGTCGAAAACCAAGTTACCGATGATGTGGTGATGAGCATGAAAGTTGCCACCGGAAACGCATGCTCGCGCATTGCGAAATGGGCTTTTCGATTTGCTACACAACGCCAACGCCAAAAGATCACTGTCTTTCACAAAGCCAACATCATGAAAATGACCGATGGGCTCTTTTTGCGTTCCGCGAGAGAAACGCAGCAGCGCGATTATCCCAACATCGAGTACCAAGAGGTGATCATTGATGCTGGCTGCATGAAACTTGTGCAGGACCCCTCTCAGTTCGATGTGCTGCTACTCGAGAATCTCTACGGAGATGTTGTCAGCGACCTCTGTGCCGGCTTGGTCGGAGGGCTTGGGGTGGCGCCAGGTGCCAATATCGGTGAAGAGCGAGCCGTCTTTGAAGCCGTTCATGGGTCCGCTCCTGATATCGCGGGAGAGGGGGTGGCAAATCCGCTCGCCTTGCTCATGTCGGCCGTCATGATGCTCAATTACATCGGTGTCGAGCGGGCGGACGCTCGCTGCACGCAGGCCGCCGATCGCATCAAGCACGCTTATAGTCAAGCTTTGGCGGCGGGTGACACGACACGCGATCTGGGCGGTCAGCGATCAACGGATGGCTTTGCCGATGCAGTCATTTCACGGCTTGCCGAATAG